Proteins encoded by one window of Toxotes jaculatrix isolate fToxJac2 chromosome 22, fToxJac2.pri, whole genome shotgun sequence:
- the ube2h gene encoding ubiquitin-conjugating enzyme E2 H, producing the protein MSSPSPGKRRMDTDVVKLIESKHEVTILSGLNEFVVKFFGPQGTPYEGGVWKVRVDLPDKYPFKSPSIGFMNKIFHPNIDEASGTVCLDVINQTWTALYDLTNIFESFLPQLLAYPNPIDPLNGDAAAMYLHRPEEYKQKIKEYIQKYATEEALKEQEEGAGDSSSESSMSDFSEDEAQDMEL; encoded by the exons CATCGAGAGCAAGCATGAAGTCACCATCCTCAGTGGACTCAATGAATTTGTAGTGAAGTTTTTCGGACCACAAGGAA CGCCGTACGAGGGAGGTGTGTGGAAGGTGCGAGTAGATCTTCCTGACAAATACCCCTTCAAATCACCATCGATAG gattcaTGAACAAGATTTTTCATCCCAACATTGACGAAGC GTCAGGGACAGTGTGCTTAGATGTCATCAACCAGACATGGACAGCCCTTTATG ATCTGACCAACATCTTTGAGTCGTTCCTGCCCCAGCTGCTGGCTTACCCAAACCCCATCGACCCCCTGAATGGAGATGCAGCTGCCATGTACCTTCACCGGCCAGAGGAGTACAAGCAGAAAATCAAAG AGTACATCCAGAAATATGCAACAGAGGAGGCCCTGAAGGAGCAAGAAGAGGGGGCAGGTGACTCTTCATCTGAAAGCTCCATGTCTGATTTCTCAGAAGATGAGGCCCAGGACATGGAGTTGTAG